A stretch of Anolis sagrei isolate rAnoSag1 chromosome X, rAnoSag1.mat, whole genome shotgun sequence DNA encodes these proteins:
- the RAB35 gene encoding ras-related protein Rab-35 isoform X2: MARDYDHLFKLLIIGDSGVGKSSLLLRFADNTFSGSYITTIGVDFKIRTVEINGEKVKLQIWDTAGQERFRTITSTYYRGTHGVIVVYDVTSAESFVNVKRWLHEINQNCDDVCRILVGNKNDDPERKVVETEDAYKFAGQMGIQLFETSAKENINVEEMFNCITELVLRAKKDNLAKQQQQQQNDVVKLTKNSKRKKRCC; this comes from the exons GTGTTGGCAAGAGTAGTTTGCTGTTACGTTTTGCCGACAACACTTTCTCAG GCAGCTACATTACCACAATTGGAGTAGACTTCAAAATCCGGACAGTTGAGATCAATGGAGAAAAGGTCAAGCTACAGATCTGGGACACTGCAGGGCAGGAACGTTTCCGAACCATCACATCAAC GTACTACAGAGGAACACATGGGGTCATTGTGGTTTATGATGTCACAAGCGCCGAGTCCTTTGTGAACGTCAAGAGGTGGTTGCATGAAATAAACCAGAACTGTGATGATGTTTGCCGAATATTAG TTGGTAATAAGAATGATGATCCTGAACGGAAAGTGGTGGAGACAGAAGACGCGTATAAATTTGCTGGGCAGATGGGGATCCAACTGTTTGAGACCAGTGCTAAAGAGAACATTAATGTCGAAGAG ATGTTCAACTGCATCACAGAGTTGGTTCTGCGAGCCAAGAAAGACAACTTagcaaaacagcagcagcagcaacagaatGACGTGGTGAAGCTAACGAAGAACAGTAAACGGAAGAAGCGGTGCTGCTAA
- the RAB35 gene encoding ras-related protein Rab-35 isoform X1 has product MMKHWLVNSKCSYIAGRALFLVSIVNTMAFRKQYFFLGGMTCHFDHYCCVPFLSAGSYITTIGVDFKIRTVEINGEKVKLQIWDTAGQERFRTITSTYYRGTHGVIVVYDVTSAESFVNVKRWLHEINQNCDDVCRILVGNKNDDPERKVVETEDAYKFAGQMGIQLFETSAKENINVEEMFNCITELVLRAKKDNLAKQQQQQQNDVVKLTKNSKRKKRCC; this is encoded by the exons ATGATGAAACATTGGTTGGTGAACAGCAAATGCTCTTACATTGCTGGCAGAGCGCTCTTCCTAGTCAGTATTGTAAACACAATGGCATTTAGAAAGCAGTACTTTTTCTTAGGTGGAATGACTTGTCACTTTGACCACTACTGTTGTGTGCCGTTTCTTTCGGCAGGCAGCTACATTACCACAATTGGAGTAGACTTCAAAATCCGGACAGTTGAGATCAATGGAGAAAAGGTCAAGCTACAGATCTGGGACACTGCAGGGCAGGAACGTTTCCGAACCATCACATCAAC GTACTACAGAGGAACACATGGGGTCATTGTGGTTTATGATGTCACAAGCGCCGAGTCCTTTGTGAACGTCAAGAGGTGGTTGCATGAAATAAACCAGAACTGTGATGATGTTTGCCGAATATTAG TTGGTAATAAGAATGATGATCCTGAACGGAAAGTGGTGGAGACAGAAGACGCGTATAAATTTGCTGGGCAGATGGGGATCCAACTGTTTGAGACCAGTGCTAAAGAGAACATTAATGTCGAAGAG ATGTTCAACTGCATCACAGAGTTGGTTCTGCGAGCCAAGAAAGACAACTTagcaaaacagcagcagcagcaacagaatGACGTGGTGAAGCTAACGAAGAACAGTAAACGGAAGAAGCGGTGCTGCTAA